TGAACCGTGGCTCTAAGCGTCTCTTTGAGGGTAGCGTACATCGGCATAATCACATACCCAGTGATTCCGATGTTTTTCTTCTTCCTCTTTTCTTGCTCAGGCAATCACAACCACCCCATGGATTTTATCAAAACTGCAATGAGAATATTGATTAGCGAGAGCGGAATCAATCGCTTCCATCCAATGTTCAAAATCTGATCGATGCGCACTCTCGTAAGTGATCCTCGGATCCAAATGAATACAAAGAAGACGATGAACACCTTGATCAGGAACCATATCTCGGGTGGCAGAATTGGACCGTTCCATCCTCCCAAAAACAGAAGAACACCGACGGCTGCACCAGCGTAGCCTCTAAAGTATTCGGCAAGCATCAATAAGCCAAATCGCATTCCTCCGTATTCTGTCCACCATCCTTCCACCAGTTCAGCTTCTGCCTCAGGTAAGTCAAACGGGATTCTTTCGACTTCGGCCACGATTGTAATAAGAAATATAACAAAACCAATAAATTGGGGGATAACGAACCATATCGATTCCTGCTGAGCCCTCACTATATCAGAAAGATTCAGGCTTCCTGCGAGTATCACTACCCCAACAATCGATAGAAGCAGTGGAACTTCATAGCTAATGAGTTGCGCGGCAGACCGCATTCCTCCAATAAGAGAATACTTGTTGTTCGATGCCCACCCACCGATAAGAATTGCAAAGGGTGTTATACTAAATATGGCGAACAAGAAGATTAAGCCGCCATCAAGATCCGCCAGATAAAAACGTTCGCTTATTGGGATCAAACCGATAAGGAGAATTGAAGAGCCGATAATGATTATTGGCGACCAATTGTATCCCTTTTTGTCCGCTTTTTCGGGGATGATTATCTCTTTAAGGAAGGTCTTCAGCCCATCAGCAATATTCTGAAAATATCCCGCAGGGCCAACAACCATCGCTCCCCTTCTATCCATAAGTCTGCCCAATGTTTTCCGTTCTTGCCATATCATCGTTATGGCTATTAGGAAACCGACTATGAAAAGGATCAGAGCTACACCTAAGATCGTGAGGAAATCTATTACACTCTGACTTTCCAGCCATGATGCAAATCTGTGAAATCCTAGCCAATCAATAAAATAACTTATGATGCCAACGAGCCAGTCTACGATCATCTCAGTGAAACCGTAAATGTCCATTCGCTCACCTGTCCGTTTCCCCTAAGCACATGTCAACTGAACCCATGATTGCGGGGACATCCGCAACCTTATAACCCTTTAGCATGATTGGAACCGCGGAAACTGTTACAAAAATTGGACTTCTTACCTTCAGTCTAAATGGTTTATCTGTTCCGTCGCCTATAACATACATGAGGGCTTCACCTCTTGGATCTTCCACTCTGGCAAATGCTGTTCTTTTCGGCGCATGCCGTGGCGCCTTGACGCGCACTGGTCCATCAGGCATTTTCTTGAAGGCTTCCCTAATGATGTGGCAACTCATTCTCATTTCATCCATGCGAACCTTGTACCGCGCATAGCAGTCGCAATCTGGATGGGTACATATGTCCCAGTCCAACTCATCATAAACTGAATAAGGATCGTGATCTCTGATATCAATTCTCACACCGCTCCCTCTCAGGCTGGGACCTGTCACGCCTAGATTAATGGCATCGGCAGCCTTGAGGATCCCTACACCCTCAGTTCTCAATCGGAAGATCGCGCTCTTATCGTATATCTGTTCATACTCATCGAGCTTCTTCTCGAAGAAGTCGAGTGTTCTCAAACAATCTCTTTCAAAATTCGGGGGGAGATCATTCCTTACCCCTCCAATCCTCATGTAATTGTAAGTCATTCTAGCTCCCGAGACACTTTGCAGGAGATCTAAAAACAATTCTCTTTCTCTCATTGCGTAGACAAATCCCGTTAGAAGGCCAAGATCCGTACCATATGCCGCAAGCCACATAAGGTGACTTGCAATCCTTTGCAACTCAAGGACGATCACTCGAATATACTCAGCCCTTTCTGGAACCTCAACATCCATTAACTCTTCAACTGCAAGGCAGTAAAGGTGGCTCCAGGACATTGATGCTCCATAACAGAGCCTGTCAGACATGGGGATGATCTGTGGATACATCCTGTTTTCTGTCAGCTTTTCCCAACCCCTATGTAAGTATCCAACAACAGGTTCTGCATCGACGATGGTTTCGCCATCCACTTTTACCCGAAGATTCCACAGTCCGTGAGTCATCGGGTGTTGTGGTCCCATGTTGATCCACATTTCGGCCATTCTAAGTCCCCCTCAGCTTGAAGTCCTTTCTGAACGGGAAATACTGGGCGTCTTCTGGTAGGAATATTCGCTCAAGCCTCGGATGGTTTCTGAAACGGATTCCAAACATGTCGTATGTTTCTCGCTCATGCCAATTGGCTCCTCCCCAAAGAGGTGTTATAGAATCTATTTCTGGTTCCTCTCGCGGAATGTCCACCGTAATCTCCAATACACACTGATTCTGATAAGACGAAATGTGATAAACAACCTGAAACCGATCAATTCTATCAACGCCAGTTACACACGATACGTGTTCGAAGCTCAATTGATCTTTCAAGAATTGACAGAGCTTGTAAAAAACAAATCTATCGGCCCTCGCAAAAATCCGTCTTGGCGCTAGTCCCCCGATAGTCACCCCATCGGGGAACTCCTTTCTAACAGCATTTACAATATCACTTTCCGACATCTTCTTGGTAGGATGCTCGCCAGCTTCTTTCAAAGTTTCACCTCAGTCTTCTAAGAACCTACCCTTCGTTGATTTCCGAATCATGTCCTGGAGCTTGAGGAACCCGTCGAGCAGGGCTTCGGGCCTTGGCGGGCAGCCAGGAATGTAAATATCGACAGGTATGAAAGTGTCTACCCCCTGCACAACTGTTGGCGAATCATACCATGGACCCCCTGAGATCGCACATTCACCCATTGCAATAACCCATTTTGGCTCTGGCATCTGCTCATACAGCCTTCTTAGGTCCGGCCTGAGTTTCGTGGTCACCCATCCATTTACGAGCAAAACATCGCATTGTCTTGGCGATGATCTGTAGACAATTCCGAATCTTTCGGCGTCCCATCGCGGAGCGGAAGAAGCTGCCATTTCGAGAGCACAACATGCAATTCCGAAATGAAGCGGGAATATGGAATTTCTCAAGGACCAGCTCCAAATGGGTGTCGTGATCTTATCAACAGCTTTTTTTATGCCTGTAGCTCTCATGATGTCATCAAAAACAGTTGAAGACCATTTCGCAAACTCCTTAACGCTCATTGCAATAGCATTCGGTGCGAGGCTCAAATCCATAGAAATTCCTCCTTCTTGAGCGCATACGCAAGCCCGATCAATAAAACTACAATAAAGATTCCCATGTATATCTTCGCGGTAATCGTCAGGTCAGTGAAGGCAAGAGCCCAAAGCATCAAAAATACAGTAATAATATCAAAAATGACAAAAATTATACCAAATATATAATATTGGAAGTGAAATTGAATTTGCGCTTCGCCTATAGGTACTTCTCCGCATTCATATGTAAGTGTCTTTTGCGCCATCTTTTTCGTAGGTCTGAAGAATCGTGATAGGTAAAATGCGATTGCTGGGAAAAGTATTGTTACCAATGCGAAAACCGCAACGGGCAAATACTTCTCAAGTAACATCGGAGGCACAATATACTGCCTTTATTTAAATTTTCCATGAAAATGCTTTCGACAAATCGCGAAACTTTTGAAGCCAGAAAGAACCCGAGGTAACGATAGACAATTATATTCTGAAACCACAATATTTTAGATACCTCATAAATTGGAGGGGATCCTTCCCCGAAATTCGAAACTTGCCGCTTTGAAAATCTAGCAGGCGGGAATATATGTATTGAAAGCGGAATAGTTAAGTGTATAATTTACGTGCTCTGTAGATGCTTCGGGTGATCTATTGCCGAAAAAAATCGCGATTCTCGTGGAAAATGATTATGAAGATCTCGAACTCTGGTATCCTTTGCTGAGACTGATCGAAGAGGGCTACACACCAGTAGTAATCGGTACTGGGAGCGACGAGGTGTACCACAGCAAGCACGGTTACGAAGTTAAAGCAGAGTTGCAGATCTCTCAAGCAAACGCAGCGGATTTTGATGGTGTGATTATTCCTGGAGGATGGGCACCGGACCGACTGAGGAGGTATCCGCCGATTAATGATTTCGTAAGGGAATTATTCGAATCAAAAAAACTCGTGGCTGCTATTTGTCATGGGGGTTCAGTTCTCATATCTGCAGGTATTCTAAAAGGAAAGAAAGTAACGGGAGTCATAGCGATTAAGGACGATCTCATTAATGCAGGTGCACGGTATAAAAATGAGGAGGTTGTCGTCGATAACAATATCATAACATCCAGAAGACCATCAGATCTGCCTGCATTCATGAGGGAAATACTTAGATTTCTTAGAAAAATGGGAGAATAATATACGAAATCGCCAAATTTGCCCTTTCGCGTATGAGAACGCTCAAAGGCAAATTCTTTACAACAGAAAGCCATTTGGATTTTGCAGAATGTTGAAAGGACATTATGGAATAGTTATAGGAATATGTATATTGCAGACAACCGCAACGGAATCGAGCTAAATTGATTCAAATAAATAATGCTAAATTATTTAAGGACTTCCAACATGTTAGTAGCTCTTACAAACACGTGAAACAACCTGGATGCACGATTAAGGTTAAGTTGGGGTGGCTAGATGAAAAAGGTCGGATTCATCGGCGCTGGAAACATGGCTGAAGCTCTCATAAATGGGATTATATCCGTTGGACTCGCAGAAAGAGAAGGTATAGTTGCAAGCGAAATTATTCCGGAAAGAAGGGAATACATTTCAAAGGCTCTTGGAATTCTTACAACTGATAGCAATACAGAGGTTGTTAAATCTTGTGATATAATCATTCTTGCCGTAAAGCCTAACGTGGTTGGATCGGTTCTTGAGGAGCTAAGACCCTATATCACGCAAGATAAGCTGGTTATATCGATCGCAGCTGGTATTCGCATTAAATTTATCGAATCAAAACTCAAACCTGGTAGCAGAGTTGTGAGAGTCATGCCAAATCATGCATGCCTAGTCGGCGCATCGGCTTCTGGATTTGCACTTGGAAGCCACGCTACACCAGAGGATAGGGACACCGTACAGAGGATCCTTGAGTCTGTAGGAATCGCCTTTTGCCTTGATGAGAAGCTTCTCGACGCCGTAACAGGGCTCAGCGGAAGCGGACCGGCTTTCGTTTATCTCGTCATTGAAGCCCTTGCTGATGGTGGAGTCCGCGCTGGACTTCCACGTGATGTATCACTGGCATTAGCTGCTCAAACGGTACTTGGTTCCGCAAAGGTCGTCCTCACGAGTAAGAAGCATCCTGGCGAACTCAAAGATCAGGTTGCTTCCCCAGCAGGAACAACGATAGAAGGATTGTCAATATTAGAAGCGGCCGGTGTGAGAGGCGCTTTGATAGAGGCTGTGTTCGCGGCTTCTCAGAGATCCGTGGAGTTAGGACAAGAAAAGAATCATTAACTTTTCATCAGTCACGAAAAGAGGGCACACAAGTTCATCGCATTTTTTTACCCTTCAAGATGCCGAATAGAGCGCGGGGTACTGACCTGAGAATTCCTTCAGCTTCCCATTCAAGATCTCTTTTTTTACAAATAGTTGATTCCATTAGCGCACGAACCTCATCCCTGAGAGATTGAAGCTGATTTCTTCTTTCCTGCATGTCTCTTATAAGCATGATTGACTCGATTTTAGCATCGAGTTTTCTTGCAAGCGTTATCCTGTCAACAAGCGACTCATAGGCTTCACGAGAAATCAATCCTGACTCAAACCTTCTCGCGTTAATCCGCTCAGCCACA
The nucleotide sequence above comes from Methanomassiliicoccales archaeon. Encoded proteins:
- the nuoH gene encoding NADH-quinone oxidoreductase subunit NuoH — translated: MDIYGFTEMIVDWLVGIISYFIDWLGFHRFASWLESQSVIDFLTILGVALILFIVGFLIAITMIWQERKTLGRLMDRRGAMVVGPAGYFQNIADGLKTFLKEIIIPEKADKKGYNWSPIIIIGSSILLIGLIPISERFYLADLDGGLIFLFAIFSITPFAILIGGWASNNKYSLIGGMRSAAQLISYEVPLLLSIVGVVILAGSLNLSDIVRAQQESIWFVIPQFIGFVIFLITIVAEVERIPFDLPEAEAELVEGWWTEYGGMRFGLLMLAEYFRGYAGAAVGVLLFLGGWNGPILPPEIWFLIKVFIVFFVFIWIRGSLTRVRIDQILNIGWKRLIPLSLINILIAVLIKSMGWL
- a CDS encoding NADH-quinone oxidoreductase subunit D, with amino-acid sequence MAEMWINMGPQHPMTHGLWNLRVKVDGETIVDAEPVVGYLHRGWEKLTENRMYPQIIPMSDRLCYGASMSWSHLYCLAVEELMDVEVPERAEYIRVIVLELQRIASHLMWLAAYGTDLGLLTGFVYAMRERELFLDLLQSVSGARMTYNYMRIGGVRNDLPPNFERDCLRTLDFFEKKLDEYEQIYDKSAIFRLRTEGVGILKAADAINLGVTGPSLRGSGVRIDIRDHDPYSVYDELDWDICTHPDCDCYARYKVRMDEMRMSCHIIREAFKKMPDGPVRVKAPRHAPKRTAFARVEDPRGEALMYVIGDGTDKPFRLKVRSPIFVTVSAVPIMLKGYKVADVPAIMGSVDMCLGETDR
- a CDS encoding NADH-quinone oxidoreductase subunit C: MKEAGEHPTKKMSESDIVNAVRKEFPDGVTIGGLAPRRIFARADRFVFYKLCQFLKDQLSFEHVSCVTGVDRIDRFQVVYHISSYQNQCVLEITVDIPREEPEIDSITPLWGGANWHERETYDMFGIRFRNHPRLERIFLPEDAQYFPFRKDFKLRGT
- a CDS encoding NADH-quinone oxidoreductase subunit B family protein, which translates into the protein MDLSLAPNAIAMSVKEFAKWSSTVFDDIMRATGIKKAVDKITTPIWSWSLRNSIFPLHFGIACCALEMAASSAPRWDAERFGIVYRSSPRQCDVLLVNGWVTTKLRPDLRRLYEQMPEPKWVIAMGECAISGGPWYDSPTVVQGVDTFIPVDIYIPGCPPRPEALLDGFLKLQDMIRKSTKGRFLED
- the ndhC gene encoding NADH-quinone oxidoreductase subunit A produces the protein MLLEKYLPVAVFALVTILFPAIAFYLSRFFRPTKKMAQKTLTYECGEVPIGEAQIQFHFQYYIFGIIFVIFDIITVFLMLWALAFTDLTITAKIYMGIFIVVLLIGLAYALKKEEFLWI
- a CDS encoding type 1 glutamine amidotransferase domain-containing protein; the protein is MPKKIAILVENDYEDLELWYPLLRLIEEGYTPVVIGTGSDEVYHSKHGYEVKAELQISQANAADFDGVIIPGGWAPDRLRRYPPINDFVRELFESKKLVAAICHGGSVLISAGILKGKKVTGVIAIKDDLINAGARYKNEEVVVDNNIITSRRPSDLPAFMREILRFLRKMGE
- the proC gene encoding pyrroline-5-carboxylate reductase, whose product is MKKVGFIGAGNMAEALINGIISVGLAEREGIVASEIIPERREYISKALGILTTDSNTEVVKSCDIIILAVKPNVVGSVLEELRPYITQDKLVISIAAGIRIKFIESKLKPGSRVVRVMPNHACLVGASASGFALGSHATPEDRDTVQRILESVGIAFCLDEKLLDAVTGLSGSGPAFVYLVIEALADGGVRAGLPRDVSLALAAQTVLGSAKVVLTSKKHPGELKDQVASPAGTTIEGLSILEAAGVRGALIEAVFAASQRSVELGQEKNH